A stretch of the Aegilops tauschii subsp. strangulata cultivar AL8/78 chromosome 4, Aet v6.0, whole genome shotgun sequence genome encodes the following:
- the LOC109769885 gene encoding silicon efflux transporter LSI2 — translation MVLAHTSKVVLGCVAFGIFWVLAVFPSVPFMPVGRTAGSLLGAMLMVLFRVISPEDAYAAIDLPIIGLLFGTMVVSIFLERADMFKYLGNLLQWKSRGPKDLLFRVCIVSAIASALFTNDTCCVVLTEFILKVARQNNLPPQPFLLALATSSNIGSAATPIGNPQNLVIAVESGISFGQFLLGVFPAMIVGVLTNAAILLCYFWRYLNVEPADQERGGVVSTGPEVVGDDEVTSHRFTPARMSHVSSINPDDFDCVSEPIIRSASVNGDHLRSRSVNSNANAADADMQFSIRSLRSSSMSHEMVEVSTLPVLIDGASSRKFTRTASQQRSVIIEDAPPSSPTDDEAAANQNGDKDKGELPEVVEKRWKVLVWKTAVYLITLGMLIALLMGLNMSWTAITAALVLLALDFTDAQACLEKVSYSLLIFFCGMFITVDGFNKTGIPNTMWELVEPYSRIDSARGVALLGLVILILSNVASNVPTVLLLGTRVAASAAAISPASERKAWLILAYVSTVAGNLTLLGSAANLIVCEQARRAQFFGYNLSFWSHLRFGVPSTIVVTAIGLLIVSSY, via the exons ATGGTGCTGGCGCACACGTCCAAGGTGGTGCTGGGATGCGTGGCGTTCGGCATCTTCTGGGTGCTGGCCGTCTTCCCCAGCGTGCCCTTCATGCCCGTCGGCCGCACCGCCGGCTCCCTGCTGGGCGCCATGCTCATGGTGCTCTTCCGGGTCATCTCCCCCGAGGACGCGTACGCGGCCATCGACCTCCCCATCATCGGCCTCCTCTTCGGCACCATGGTCGTCTCCATCTTCCTGGAGCGCGCCGACATGTTCAAGTACCTCGGCAACCTGCTCCAGTGGAAGAGCCGCGGCCCCAAGGACCTGCTCTTCCGCGTCTGCATCGTCTCCGCCATCGCCTCCGCGCTCTTCACCAACGACACCTGCTGCGTCGTCCTCACCGAGTTCATCCTCAAGGTCGCGCGCCAGAACAACCTCCCGCCCCAGCCCTTCCTCCTCGCGCTCGCCACCAGCTCCAACATCGGCTCCGCCGCCACGCCCATCGGCAACCCGCAGAACCTCGTCATCGCCGTCGAGAGCGGCATCTCCTTCGGCCAGTTCCTCCTCGGCGTCTTCCCCGCCATGATCGTCGGCGTGCTCACCAACGCCGCCATCCTCCTCTGCTACTTCTGGAGGTACCTCAACGTCGAGCCGGCCGACCAGGAGCGCGGCGGCGTTGTCTCCACGGGGCCCGAGGTCGTCGGCGACGACGAGGTCACCTCGCACCGCTTCACGCCCGCCAGGATGTCGCACGTCTCCTCGATCAACCCGGACGACTTCGACTGCGTCAGCGAGCCCATCATCCGGAGCGCCAGCGTCAACGGCGACCACCTGCGCAGCAGGAGCGTCAACTCCAACGCcaacgccgccgacgccgacATGCAGTTCTCCATCAGGTCCCTCCGCTCCTCCAGCATGTCGCACGAGATGGTGGAGGTCTCCACGCTCCCCGTCCTCATCGACGGCGCCTCCTCCAGGAAGTTCACCAGGACCGCCAGCCAGCAGAGGAGCGTCATCATCGAGGACGCGCCGCCGTCGTCGCCCACAGACGACGAGGCCGCCGCCAACCAGAACGGCGACAAGGACAAGGGGGAGCTGCCCGAGGTCGTGGAGAAGAGGTGGAAGGTGCTGGTGTGGAAGACGGCCGTGTACCTCATCACCCTCGGCATGCTCATCGCCCTCCTCATGGGCCTCAACATGTCCTGGACCGCCATCACCGCCGCTCTCGTCCTCCTCGCGCTCGATTTCACCGACGCACAGGCCTGCCTCGAGAAGGTTTCCTACTCGCTGCTCATCTTCTTCTGCGGCATGTTCATCACGGTGGACGGGTTCAACAAGACCGGCATACCCAACACGATGTGGGAGCTGGTGGAGCCCTACTCGCGGATCGACAGCGCCAGAGGCGTCGCGCTCCTCGGactcgtcatcctcatcctctcCAACGTCGCATCCAATGTTCCAACAG TTCTGCTGCTGGGGACGAGGGTGGCCGCGTCGGCTGCCGCAATCTCGCCGGCGTCGGAGAGGAAGGCGTGGCTGATACTGGCCTACGTGAGCACGGTGGCCGGGAACCTGACGCTGCTGGGGTCGGCGGCGAACCTGATCGTGTGCGAGCAGGCCAGGCGCGCGCAGTTCTTCGGCTACAACCTCTCCTTCTGGAGCCACCTCCGGTTCGGGGTACCGTCCACCATCGTCGTCACCGCCATCGGCCTCCTCATCGTCAGCAGCTACTGA